One segment of Macaca fascicularis isolate 582-1 chromosome 4, T2T-MFA8v1.1 DNA contains the following:
- the OR2B3 gene encoding putative olfactory receptor 2B3 has product MNWANESSPKEFTLLGFSDRAWLQMPLFVVLLISYTITIFGNVSIMMVCILDPKLHTPMYFFLTNLSILDLCYTTTTVPHMLVNIGYNKKTISYAGCVAQLIIFLALGATECLLLAVMSFDRYVAVCRPLHYVVIMNYWFCLRMAAFSWFTGFSNSVLQSSLTLNMPRCGHQEVDHFFCEVPVLLKLSCADTKPIEAELFFFSVLILLIPVTLILISYGFIAQAVLKIRSAEGRRKAFGTCGSHMVVVSLFYGTAIYMYLQPPSSTSKDWGKMVSLFYGIITPMLNPLIYSLRNKDMKEAFKRVMPRIFFCKK; this is encoded by the coding sequence ATGAATTGGGCAAATGAGAGCTCCCCAAAAGAGTTTACACTACTTGGCTTCTCAGATAGGGCTTGGCTACAAATGCCCCTTTTTGTGGTCCTGTTAATATCATACACAATCACCATATTTGGCAATGTGTCCATCATGATGGTGTGCATTCTGGATCCCAAACTTCATACGCCCATGTATTTCTTTCTCACTAATCTCTCCATCTTAGATCTCTGCTATACCACAACTACAGTCCCTCATATGTTGGTAAATATTGGTTACAACAAAAAGACCATCAGCTATGCTGGCTGTGTGGCCCAACTCATCATCTTCCTGGCCCTAGGTGCTACTGAGTGTCTCCTTCTGGCTGTTATGTCCTTTGACAGATATGTGGCTGTTTGCAGACCCCTCCACTATGTAGTCATCATGAATTATTGGTTCTGCCTAAGGATGGCAGCCTTCTCATGGTTCACTGGTTTCAGCAACTCAGTGCTGCAGTCTTCCTTGACTCTTAACATGCCACGCTGTGGTCACCAGGAAGTGGACCACTTTTTCTGTGAGGTGCCTGTACTTCTCAAGTTGTCATGTGCTGACACAAAGCCTATTGAGGCTGAGCTCTTCTTCTTTAGCGTACTAATTCTTCTAATTCCAGTGACATTGATCCTCATCTCCTATGGCTTCATAGCTCAAGCAGTATTAAAAATCAGGTCAGCAGAAGGACGGCGAAAAGCATTTGGGACATGTGGGTCCCACATGGTTGTGGTGTCTCTCTTTTATGGAACAGCCATTTATATGTACCTACAACCTCCTTCATCCACCTCTAAGGACTGGGGAAAGATGGTTTCCCTCTTCTACGGAATCATCACACCCATGTTGAACCCCCTCATCTACAGCCTTAGAAATAAAGATATGAAGGAGGCCTTCAAAAGGGTGATGCCAAGAATCTTTTTCTGTAAGAAATAA